A region of Maridesulfovibrio sp. DNA encodes the following proteins:
- the fliO gene encoding flagellar biosynthetic protein FliO, translating to MPNATATALMVPESGVGSVLKMSAALFFILGMLLLAYYFMRRLNIGGAFPGARKGTLEIVERLPLSPRQNITVVRYRNKELVVGVTHDKITLLHAGDEGYAKTDSDFAGYLDKENSGTSDS from the coding sequence TTGCCTAACGCAACTGCCACCGCGCTCATGGTCCCGGAATCCGGGGTGGGCTCTGTTCTCAAAATGTCCGCAGCCCTTTTTTTTATTCTGGGCATGCTTTTGCTGGCTTATTATTTCATGCGCCGGCTTAATATCGGCGGGGCTTTCCCCGGTGCAAGAAAGGGGACGCTTGAGATAGTGGAACGCCTTCCGCTCAGTCCGCGTCAGAATATTACAGTTGTCAGGTATCGAAATAAAGAATTGGTGGTCGGGGTTACCCACGATAAAATTACACTGCTTCACGCAGGGGATGAAGGATATGCAAAGACTGATTCCGACTTTGCCGGATACCTTGATAAAGAAAATTCCGGCACTTCTGACTCTTAG
- the fliN gene encoding flagellar motor switch protein FliN, which translates to MMSDDLDQDKLAQEWADALTGDSDGGDPLGGDPGDGNDEALADEWAAALAEQDDVGATDDDALADEWAAALGEQGDEGGGLDLGGGGGGGDEALADEWAAALAEDTGDDIRKEKEQEFLRTQTRDADFKDMTNEAKNPRHDGSRRDLDFILDIPLDVSAELGRARMLINELLQLGTGSVVELTKLAGEPLEIYVNGKLVARGEAVVINEKFGIRLTDIISPIERVKHLA; encoded by the coding sequence ATGATGTCAGATGATCTTGATCAGGATAAACTCGCACAGGAATGGGCGGATGCCCTTACCGGCGATTCCGATGGCGGTGATCCTTTGGGCGGTGACCCCGGTGACGGCAATGACGAAGCGTTGGCCGATGAATGGGCCGCTGCACTGGCTGAACAGGACGATGTAGGCGCTACTGATGACGATGCCCTTGCCGATGAGTGGGCTGCTGCTCTTGGTGAACAGGGAGATGAAGGCGGCGGTCTCGATCTCGGTGGTGGCGGAGGTGGCGGCGACGAAGCGTTGGCCGATGAATGGGCTGCTGCACTGGCTGAGGATACCGGGGATGATATCCGTAAAGAGAAGGAACAGGAATTTCTGCGTACTCAGACCCGTGATGCCGATTTCAAGGATATGACCAATGAAGCCAAGAATCCGCGTCATGACGGCTCTCGACGTGATCTTGATTTTATTCTTGATATTCCGCTGGATGTTTCCGCTGAATTGGGGCGGGCCAGAATGCTTATCAATGAGCTTTTGCAGTTGGGGACAGGTTCGGTGGTTGAGCTGACCAAGCTGGCCGGTGAGCCTCTTGAGATTTACGTTAACGGCAAGCTGGTTGCCCGTGGCGAAGCTGTTGTCATCAACGAAAAATTCGGCATCAGGCTGACTGACATCATCAGTCCCATTGAACGGGTGAAGCATCTTGCCTAA